From a single Stomoxys calcitrans chromosome 4, idStoCalc2.1, whole genome shotgun sequence genomic region:
- the LOC106093114 gene encoding myb-like protein I isoform X1 translates to MEACLGLGRNQRSNNKSPKDLKLQQQQQQQQSGLHTFHHHHHQQQHQQQQGKLQQPVTNQNYYTTQQQPQQQRQHLITRGQQQQQQLQQQKLQQQQQPPTNVAGDLKQQQQQQPPTSPLLERQQIGQNVRQNVSMSATAGGGAGGAATPASSARTMPKYKNTAPTLPFEDLSPKNPISATQTMMSLQQSTIQVDVTPTLPSSVSPTNAGGGGGAANKSCRKISIRQPQAQAQTQHQHQHHHHHHHHHQVQQHQQQQLHLHQQQQMTADLDAIEICADPEPMVSFKGAGLVRHTKTLGRLHQTHSMDEQWSQMPQTTSMQLLQLQQHQQQQQQQHHDYSYAYYEPGAAMRHTNIPSSQLVADEEDLTPAPPNSIRALLSKGKKNKLLVSPATRQSYQVRLTQQHQKQFSNNPGSSAAAKSAVAAGSSLAGAVGGGAPSNISTPENFYEEISASSTSSSSNSMTSHRQLRSTSHSAGSLTQQLVEEELRRVQNRHHKILGELNLSVEAMLMPESPPNTSPTSGSSTNAPPKEPTAPTVSVTSASGQPLRLTSSSVDNICDPGATATVGGGAIAPLTSSATIAAGLLQTSCLGAADLDSGFSGSSGASYIGSLRLHKTNALMNSRTAGQQMQTSSAAAPTLATSNKSQQSAFAYATQSCRSFQRANTCIDTNASSRSHSSAIKHLPQVHGAGNKHPTLSHGYLPTDGAVAAAMMMTMNDDDDTALNSSGFFTRAACGRRILNCAKIRAAEDPGPVVVVESKARSFWNRKGWRKFPGFSTSTSSINDTGLATGKFLLHGPWFQIICSTGCNRFVYVYRMNVFCFEFY, encoded by the coding sequence ATGGAGGCTTGTTTAGGTTTAGGCAGAAATCAACGTTCCAACAACAAATCGCCAAAAGATttgaaattgcaacaacaacagcagcaacaacaatccGGGCTGCATACAttccatcatcatcaccatcagcaacagcatcagcagcagcagggGAAATTGCAACAGCCGGTGACAAATCAAAATTATTACACTACACAGCAGCAACCGCAGCAGCAAAGGCAACATTTAATCACACGtggccaacagcagcagcaacagttgCAACAACagaaattacaacaacaacaacagccccCTACAAATGTAGCCGGGGACTtaaagcagcaacagcagcagcagccaccTACATCCCCCCTTTTGGAACGCCAACAAATTGGCCAAAATGTGAGGCAAAATGTCTCCATGTCAGCAACCGCAGGAGGGGGAGCAGGAGGAGCTGCTACGCCCGCATCATCAGCTAGAACAATGCCTAAATACAAGAATACTGCCCCCACACTGCCCTTTGAAGACTTATCTCCAAAAAACCCCATATCTGCCACTCAGACAATGATGTCCTTGCAACAGAGTACAATTCAGGTTGATGTCACGCCAACACTGCCCTCATCTGTTAGCCCCACAAATGCTGGCGGCGGAGGTGGTGCCGCCAACAAAAGTTGTCGAAAGATCAGCATTCGACAACCACAGGCACAGGCACAGACACAGCATCAACaccaacatcatcatcaccaccatcatcatcatcaggtgCAGCAGCATCAACAGCAGCAACTTCACCTtcaccagcaacaacaaatgACTGCCGATTTGGATGCCATTGAAATATGTGCTGACCCAGAGCCCATGGTCTCTTTCAAAGGTGCTGGCTTAGTGAGGCATACAAAAACCTTGGGACGCCTGCATCAGACCCATAGCATGGACGAGCAATGGTCGCAAATGCCTCAGACCACCTCCATGCAATTgctgcaattacaacaacatcagcagcagcagcaacaacaacaccatgaCTATTCATATGCCTACTATGAACCTGGAGCGGCAATGCGCCACACCAACATACCCAGCTCCCAATTAGTGGCCGATGAAGAGGATCTAACACCAGCTCCGCCCAACTCCATTCGCGCTTTGCTGTCCAAGGGTAAAAAGAATAAACTTTTGGTCTCACCCGCCACCCGACAATCGTATCAGGTGCGACTAACGCAacaacatcagaaacaattttccaaTAATCCAGGCTCTTCGGCGGCAGCTAAGTCAGCGGTAGCTGCAGGATCTTCGCTTGCCGGGGCCGTGGGAGGAGGGGCGCCCAGCAACATATCAACGCCAGAGAATTTCTATGAAGAAATTTCCGCCTCCTCCACATCGTCATCATCGAACTCCATGACCAGCCATAGACAATTGCGTTCCACCTCGCATTCTGCGGGCTCGCTAACCCAACAGTTGGTGGAAGAGGAGTTGAGAAGAGTACAAAATAGGcatcataaaattttgggaGAACTCAATTTATCCGTAGAGGCCATGCTAATGCCAGAAAGTCCACCCAATACCAGTCCCACCTCTGGCAGCAGCACCAATGCCCCACCCAAGGAACCCACGGCTCCAACTGTCAGTGTCACCTCAGCTTCGGGGCAGCCCTTGCGTCTAACCTCATCATCAGTGGACAACATATGTGATCCTGGGGCCACGGCAACAGTAGGAGGGGGTGCTATAGCCCCCTTGACCTCCTCGGCCACTATAGCGGCTGGTTTGCTGCAAACCTCCTGCCTGGGAGCTGCCGATCTGGACAGCGGATTTAGTGGGAGTAGTGGAGCGAGCTATATAGGATCCCTGCGTTTGCATAAAACCAATGCCCTGATGAACTCACGCACCGCTGGCCAGCAGATGCAGACATCATCCGCTGCTGCGCCAACCCTGGCCACCTCCAATAAGTCCCAACAAAGTGCCTTTGCTTATGCCACACAAAGTTGTCGCTCCTTTCAAAGGGCCAACACATGCATCGACACCAATGCCTCGTCGCGCTCCCACTCCTCGGCCATAAAACATCTGCCTCAAGTTCATGGGGCTGGCAATAAACATCCCACCCTCTCGCATGGCTATTTGCCAACGGATGGGGCCGTCGCCGCCGCCATGATGATGACAATGAACGACGACGATGATACCGCCCTAAATTCATCGGGGTTTTTTACGCGTGCTGCCTGTGGTCGACGTATTTTAAATTGTGCCAAAATAAGAGCGGCCGAAGATCCCGGCCCAGTGGTTGTGGTGGAGTCTAAAGCTCGCAGCTTTTGGAATCGCAAAGGATGGCGCAAGTTTCCCGGCTTCTCAACATCAACGTCCAGCATAAATGATACGGGTTTAGCAACAG
- the LOC106093114 gene encoding myb-like protein I isoform X2: protein MEACLGLGRNQRSNNKSPKDLKLQQQQQQQQSGLHTFHHHHHQQQHQQQQGKLQQPVTNQNYYTTQQQPQQQRQHLITRGQQQQQQLQQQKLQQQQQPPTNVAGDLKQQQQQQPPTSPLLERQQIGQNVRQNVSMSATAGGGAGGAATPASSARTMPKYKNTAPTLPFEDLSPKNPISATQTMMSLQQSTIQVDVTPTLPSSVSPTNAGGGGGAANKSCRKISIRQPQAQAQTQHQHQHHHHHHHHHQVQQHQQQQLHLHQQQQMTADLDAIEICADPEPMVSFKGAGLVRHTKTLGRLHQTHSMDEQWSQMPQTTSMQLLQLQQHQQQQQQQHHDYSYAYYEPGAAMRHTNIPSSQLVADEEDLTPAPPNSIRALLSKGKKNKLLVSPATRQSYQVRLTQQHQKQFSNNPGSSAAAKSAVAAGSSLAGAVGGGAPSNISTPENFYEEISASSTSSSSNSMTSHRQLRSTSHSAGSLTQQLVEEELRRVQNRHHKILGELNLSVEAMLMPESPPNTSPTSGSSTNAPPKEPTAPTVSVTSASGQPLRLTSSSVDNICDPGATATVGGGAIAPLTSSATIAAGLLQTSCLGAADLDSGFSGSSGASYIGSLRLHKTNALMNSRTAGQQMQTSSAAAPTLATSNKSQQSAFAYATQSCRSFQRANTCIDTNASSRSHSSAIKHLPQVHGAGNKHPTLSHGYLPTDGAVAAAMMMTMNDDDDTALNSSGFFTRAACGRRILNCAKIRAAEDPGPVVVVESKARSFWNRKGWRKFPGFSTSTSSINDTGLATVKNILN, encoded by the coding sequence ATGGAGGCTTGTTTAGGTTTAGGCAGAAATCAACGTTCCAACAACAAATCGCCAAAAGATttgaaattgcaacaacaacagcagcaacaacaatccGGGCTGCATACAttccatcatcatcaccatcagcaacagcatcagcagcagcagggGAAATTGCAACAGCCGGTGACAAATCAAAATTATTACACTACACAGCAGCAACCGCAGCAGCAAAGGCAACATTTAATCACACGtggccaacagcagcagcaacagttgCAACAACagaaattacaacaacaacaacagccccCTACAAATGTAGCCGGGGACTtaaagcagcaacagcagcagcagccaccTACATCCCCCCTTTTGGAACGCCAACAAATTGGCCAAAATGTGAGGCAAAATGTCTCCATGTCAGCAACCGCAGGAGGGGGAGCAGGAGGAGCTGCTACGCCCGCATCATCAGCTAGAACAATGCCTAAATACAAGAATACTGCCCCCACACTGCCCTTTGAAGACTTATCTCCAAAAAACCCCATATCTGCCACTCAGACAATGATGTCCTTGCAACAGAGTACAATTCAGGTTGATGTCACGCCAACACTGCCCTCATCTGTTAGCCCCACAAATGCTGGCGGCGGAGGTGGTGCCGCCAACAAAAGTTGTCGAAAGATCAGCATTCGACAACCACAGGCACAGGCACAGACACAGCATCAACaccaacatcatcatcaccaccatcatcatcatcaggtgCAGCAGCATCAACAGCAGCAACTTCACCTtcaccagcaacaacaaatgACTGCCGATTTGGATGCCATTGAAATATGTGCTGACCCAGAGCCCATGGTCTCTTTCAAAGGTGCTGGCTTAGTGAGGCATACAAAAACCTTGGGACGCCTGCATCAGACCCATAGCATGGACGAGCAATGGTCGCAAATGCCTCAGACCACCTCCATGCAATTgctgcaattacaacaacatcagcagcagcagcaacaacaacaccatgaCTATTCATATGCCTACTATGAACCTGGAGCGGCAATGCGCCACACCAACATACCCAGCTCCCAATTAGTGGCCGATGAAGAGGATCTAACACCAGCTCCGCCCAACTCCATTCGCGCTTTGCTGTCCAAGGGTAAAAAGAATAAACTTTTGGTCTCACCCGCCACCCGACAATCGTATCAGGTGCGACTAACGCAacaacatcagaaacaattttccaaTAATCCAGGCTCTTCGGCGGCAGCTAAGTCAGCGGTAGCTGCAGGATCTTCGCTTGCCGGGGCCGTGGGAGGAGGGGCGCCCAGCAACATATCAACGCCAGAGAATTTCTATGAAGAAATTTCCGCCTCCTCCACATCGTCATCATCGAACTCCATGACCAGCCATAGACAATTGCGTTCCACCTCGCATTCTGCGGGCTCGCTAACCCAACAGTTGGTGGAAGAGGAGTTGAGAAGAGTACAAAATAGGcatcataaaattttgggaGAACTCAATTTATCCGTAGAGGCCATGCTAATGCCAGAAAGTCCACCCAATACCAGTCCCACCTCTGGCAGCAGCACCAATGCCCCACCCAAGGAACCCACGGCTCCAACTGTCAGTGTCACCTCAGCTTCGGGGCAGCCCTTGCGTCTAACCTCATCATCAGTGGACAACATATGTGATCCTGGGGCCACGGCAACAGTAGGAGGGGGTGCTATAGCCCCCTTGACCTCCTCGGCCACTATAGCGGCTGGTTTGCTGCAAACCTCCTGCCTGGGAGCTGCCGATCTGGACAGCGGATTTAGTGGGAGTAGTGGAGCGAGCTATATAGGATCCCTGCGTTTGCATAAAACCAATGCCCTGATGAACTCACGCACCGCTGGCCAGCAGATGCAGACATCATCCGCTGCTGCGCCAACCCTGGCCACCTCCAATAAGTCCCAACAAAGTGCCTTTGCTTATGCCACACAAAGTTGTCGCTCCTTTCAAAGGGCCAACACATGCATCGACACCAATGCCTCGTCGCGCTCCCACTCCTCGGCCATAAAACATCTGCCTCAAGTTCATGGGGCTGGCAATAAACATCCCACCCTCTCGCATGGCTATTTGCCAACGGATGGGGCCGTCGCCGCCGCCATGATGATGACAATGAACGACGACGATGATACCGCCCTAAATTCATCGGGGTTTTTTACGCGTGCTGCCTGTGGTCGACGTATTTTAAATTGTGCCAAAATAAGAGCGGCCGAAGATCCCGGCCCAGTGGTTGTGGTGGAGTCTAAAGCTCGCAGCTTTTGGAATCGCAAAGGATGGCGCAAGTTTCCCGGCTTCTCAACATCAACGTCCAGCATAAATGATACGGGTTTAGCAACAG